A window of Dethiosulfovibrio peptidovorans contains these coding sequences:
- a CDS encoding UDP-N-acetyl-D-glucosamine dehydrogenase: MGVVGVGHLGQHHARIYTEVLGAQLVGVVDVNSDRAASIGQYLGVPYYDTIDELLDVARPDGISVVVPTVHHFEVAQKALLRGVHVFIEKPVTTTVDEAEQLLSIAADRDLVLQVGHIERFNSAIQYVSKISHEPMFLQSRRLGPFSSRISDVGVVLDLMIHDIDIVLSLVRSKIVSISATGRCIRSDYEDIASAQLSFENGAMAHILVSRVSERRLRQMEIMEPERYLSINYETQDVSIHRCVNKNGSGLVEVIEHPIFPKSEPLKLELQHFIGCIRDGKQPLVGISDGKRALEVAVDVLKQIHGGMQSSGTRGHLMGF, from the coding sequence ATGGGTGTCGTCGGCGTTGGCCATTTGGGACAGCATCACGCCCGTATTTATACGGAGGTTCTGGGGGCCCAACTGGTGGGCGTCGTCGATGTCAATAGTGATCGGGCCGCCAGTATTGGGCAATATCTGGGCGTTCCATACTATGACACCATAGATGAGTTGCTGGACGTGGCCCGCCCCGACGGTATCAGCGTGGTGGTCCCCACCGTACACCACTTCGAGGTAGCACAGAAGGCTCTTCTTCGAGGGGTCCATGTGTTCATAGAAAAGCCGGTTACGACGACCGTGGATGAAGCGGAACAACTGCTCTCTATAGCAGCTGATCGGGATCTGGTTCTTCAGGTGGGGCATATAGAGCGGTTCAACAGTGCCATCCAATACGTTTCCAAAATCTCTCACGAGCCCATGTTCCTCCAATCCCGCCGCCTTGGCCCGTTTTCCTCCAGGATCAGCGATGTTGGAGTTGTCCTGGATCTCATGATCCACGATATCGATATCGTCCTTTCCCTTGTTCGTTCCAAGATCGTGAGCATCTCAGCTACAGGACGCTGTATTCGCTCTGATTACGAGGATATAGCCTCGGCTCAGCTCTCTTTTGAGAACGGAGCCATGGCCCATATCCTGGTCAGCAGGGTCTCCGAACGCCGCCTTCGTCAGATGGAGATTATGGAGCCCGAGCGGTATCTCTCCATCAACTACGAGACTCAGGACGTCTCCATCCATCGATGCGTGAACAAAAATGGTTCTGGGTTGGTCGAGGTTATTGAACATCCCATCTTTCCCAAGAGCGAGCCTCTCAAGCTGGAGCTCCAGCACTTTATCGGGTGTATCCGGGATGGCAAGCAACCATTGGTGGGTATTTCCGACGGAAAACGGGCTTTGGAGGTCGCTGTGGATGTCCTTAAACAAATCCACGGGGGGATGCAGAGCTCAGGAACAAGAGGCCATCTGATGGGCTTTTGA
- a CDS encoding flagellar biosynthesis protein FliR gives MAFIQAIPRVNLQALLALGCFGLCLFFSRVVRRISEGVLPGGPGTVAYIRCLIGFLFAAAIALGVASFAGLDLLHKGILYP, from the coding sequence ATGGCTTTTATTCAGGCGATTCCCAGGGTTAACCTTCAGGCTCTTCTGGCTCTGGGATGTTTTGGACTTTGCCTTTTTTTCTCCCGGGTTGTCCGTCGGATCTCCGAGGGAGTTCTTCCTGGTGGACCAGGAACCGTGGCGTACATCCGATGCCTCATCGGTTTTCTTTTTGCCGCCGCAATCGCCTTAGGCGTAGCCTCTTTTGCCGGTTTGGATCTCTTGCACAAAGGAATATTGTATCCATGA